From Streptomyces sp. Edi4, one genomic window encodes:
- a CDS encoding DUF1206 domain-containing protein, whose product MSAAGRAGFVARGVVYVLIGVLAIRIALGSGGQADRQGALNQVAAQPFGKVMLWLLVVGFGCMALWRGARAVLTRGPGRKAGSRVLDAGRAVFYASVCWATATFATGDSGGSDGNAKSRDWTATALGLSFGRFLVGAAGCVLIGVGLTLAVRAAMRRFLRQLNTATMNSRTKMAVTALGVGGGAARGIVFAAAGVFVLVAAVRFDPNQAKGMDATLRSLADTPMGPWLLLAVALGLILFGVFSFASARWRRL is encoded by the coding sequence CTGAGCGCCGCCGGGCGGGCGGGATTCGTCGCCCGGGGTGTCGTCTATGTCCTCATCGGTGTGCTGGCCATCCGGATAGCCCTGGGCAGCGGGGGGCAGGCGGACCGGCAGGGCGCCCTCAACCAGGTCGCGGCGCAGCCCTTCGGCAAGGTGATGCTGTGGCTGCTGGTGGTCGGCTTCGGATGCATGGCGCTGTGGCGGGGGGCTCGCGCCGTGCTCACCAGAGGGCCCGGCCGCAAGGCCGGCTCACGGGTCCTGGACGCCGGCCGGGCCGTCTTCTACGCCTCCGTCTGCTGGGCCACCGCCACCTTCGCCACCGGCGACAGCGGGGGCTCGGACGGCAACGCCAAGTCGCGTGACTGGACGGCCACCGCCCTGGGGCTCTCCTTCGGCCGGTTCCTGGTGGGCGCGGCGGGGTGCGTCCTGATCGGCGTCGGCCTCACCCTCGCCGTGCGGGCCGCCATGCGGCGCTTTCTGCGCCAGCTGAACACCGCCACGATGAACTCCCGTACGAAGATGGCCGTCACCGCGCTCGGCGTGGGCGGCGGCGCGGCGCGCGGCATCGTGTTCGCCGCCGCCGGGGTCTTCGTCCTGGTGGCAGCCGTCCGCTTCGATCCCAACCAGGCCAAGGGCATGGACGCGACCCTGCGCAGCCTCGCGGACACCCCCATGGGCCCCTGGCTGCTGCTCGCCGTGGCCCTCGGCCTGATTCTCTTCGGCGTCTTCTCCTTCGCCTCCGCGCGCTGGCGGCGCCTGTAG
- a CDS encoding MFS transporter — protein sequence MAESTSFDKRAPDTVGAPVRPGRVLAVACLAHGMIVVDTSIVHVAIPTIRDHLHASLPAMQFVVTSYVVVIAGLMLAGAAAVGRHGAVRMLRLGVALFGLASVLCALAPNSAVLVALRAAQGVGAVLVMPAALVMLTETYRDTGQRAKAISIWSMVAGSPVAFGPTLGGALVETVGWRSIFWINVPFVLLVLWLSRRHMPRGERPAAAREPQDVPGQLLSIVFLGGLALALAEGQDLGWSRPLPVVASVTALAALAAFVVRQRRYAHPMIPADLFRAPGFRSYVTVGLLLFVGYNGLIFTLSVFLQQVRGYDPVTVGLCLLSSAVPITFMPLLAGRFAAKYGARAVLGAGVAFSLLGGVALVLVGGHAPLGTCLGLVFIGLGFGLVTVPQITLTMAAAPGHRSAIASGLLSAGRSTGSLVGISLLAGLQSGAGITGPALALVAVYALMGLAAALGARKLPAEA from the coding sequence ATGGCCGAATCGACCAGCTTCGACAAACGCGCCCCGGACACCGTGGGCGCTCCTGTGCGCCCCGGCCGGGTCCTGGCCGTGGCCTGCCTGGCGCACGGGATGATCGTCGTCGACACCAGCATCGTCCACGTCGCGATCCCCACCATCCGCGACCACCTCCACGCGAGCCTGCCGGCGATGCAGTTCGTCGTCACCTCGTACGTGGTGGTCATCGCCGGCCTGATGCTCGCCGGAGCGGCGGCCGTGGGGCGCCACGGCGCGGTGCGGATGCTGCGCCTTGGGGTCGCGCTGTTCGGGCTCGCCTCCGTGCTGTGCGCGCTGGCCCCCAACAGCGCCGTGCTCGTGGCCCTGCGGGCGGCGCAGGGAGTGGGCGCGGTCCTGGTCATGCCCGCCGCCCTGGTGATGCTGACCGAGACCTACCGGGACACCGGGCAGCGCGCCAAGGCCATATCCATCTGGTCGATGGTGGCCGGCAGCCCGGTCGCCTTCGGGCCCACGCTCGGTGGCGCCCTGGTGGAGACGGTGGGCTGGCGGAGCATCTTCTGGATCAATGTGCCCTTTGTCCTGCTCGTGCTGTGGCTCTCCAGGCGGCACATGCCCCGGGGCGAGCGGCCGGCCGCCGCCCGTGAACCGCAGGACGTGCCCGGCCAGTTGCTCTCCATCGTCTTCCTCGGCGGCCTCGCGCTGGCCCTCGCCGAGGGCCAGGACCTGGGCTGGAGCCGCCCCCTGCCGGTGGTGGCCTCGGTGACGGCGCTGGCCGCGCTGGCCGCGTTCGTCGTCCGCCAGCGCCGGTACGCGCACCCCATGATCCCGGCGGACCTCTTCCGCGCCCCGGGGTTTCGCAGCTATGTCACGGTCGGCCTGCTGCTCTTCGTCGGCTACAACGGCCTGATCTTCACCCTCAGCGTCTTCCTCCAGCAGGTGCGGGGCTACGACCCGGTCACCGTCGGGCTCTGCCTGCTGTCGTCCGCCGTGCCGATCACCTTCATGCCCCTGCTCGCGGGCCGCTTCGCCGCCAAGTACGGGGCCCGCGCGGTGCTGGGCGCCGGGGTCGCGTTCTCGTTGCTCGGCGGGGTGGCACTCGTGCTCGTCGGCGGCCACGCCCCGCTCGGCACCTGTCTGGGTCTGGTGTTCATCGGCCTCGGCTTCGGCCTGGTGACGGTGCCTCAGATCACGCTGACCATGGCGGCGGCGCCCGGACACCGCTCGGCCATCGCATCCGGGCTGCTCTCGGCCGGCCGCTCGACCGGATCGCTGGTCGGGATCTCGCTGCTGGCCGGCCTCCAGTCGGGCGCGGGCATCACCGGCCCCGCGCTCGCGCTCGTCGCCGTCTACGCCCTGATGGGTCTCGCCGCCGCGCTCGGCGCCCGGAAGCTGCCCGCCGAGGCGTAG
- a CDS encoding Gfo/Idh/MocA family oxidoreductase: protein MTDLRIGAIGYGLRGSIARTAHRPGRGAVVAAVADPDPRAREAAAAAFPGARVGADHHEVTGAADLDAVLVLTPDHTHADLARAALRAGKPVFVEKPLDITVERCDEILRTAHETGTRLYVGHNMRHMPVVRMMRDLIGRGVIGAVKTVWVRHFVGYGGDWYFKDWHAERRYTTGLLLQKAAHDIDVVHWLSGGYTRDVQAMGDLMVYGDSPHRRAPGEPKTDDWYTKDGHWPPAAQRALNPVIDIEDVSLLNMRLDNGVLASYQQCHFTPDYWRNYTVIGDAGRLENFGDGPGSLVKVWNSRRSAYRAEPDETYEIKGGDERGHGGADPLIVQEFLRFVREGGATDTSPVAARMAVAAGYEATASLRAGGVPRQVPRLDPDLVAYFERGQR from the coding sequence ATGACCGACCTCCGTATCGGCGCCATCGGATACGGCCTGCGCGGCAGCATCGCCCGTACCGCGCACCGGCCAGGACGCGGCGCGGTCGTCGCCGCCGTCGCCGACCCCGACCCCCGGGCGCGGGAGGCGGCCGCCGCCGCTTTCCCCGGCGCGCGCGTCGGCGCCGACCACCACGAGGTGACCGGCGCCGCGGACTTGGACGCCGTGCTCGTCCTCACCCCCGACCACACCCACGCGGACCTCGCCCGCGCCGCCCTGCGCGCCGGAAAGCCGGTGTTCGTGGAGAAGCCCCTGGACATCACCGTGGAGCGCTGCGACGAGATCCTGCGCACGGCCCACGAGACCGGCACCCGCCTCTACGTGGGCCACAACATGCGGCACATGCCCGTGGTGCGGATGATGCGCGACCTGATCGGCCGGGGTGTCATCGGCGCCGTCAAAACGGTCTGGGTGCGTCACTTCGTGGGGTACGGCGGCGACTGGTACTTCAAGGACTGGCACGCCGAGCGCCGCTACACCACCGGCCTGCTGTTGCAGAAGGCGGCACACGACATCGACGTGGTGCACTGGCTGTCCGGCGGCTACACGCGTGACGTGCAGGCGATGGGCGACCTCATGGTCTACGGCGACAGCCCGCACCGCAGGGCCCCGGGCGAGCCGAAGACCGATGACTGGTACACCAAGGACGGCCACTGGCCCCCGGCCGCCCAGCGCGCGCTGAACCCGGTGATCGACATCGAGGACGTGTCGCTGCTCAACATGCGCCTGGACAACGGCGTCCTCGCCTCGTACCAGCAGTGTCATTTCACCCCGGACTACTGGCGCAACTACACGGTCATCGGTGACGCGGGCCGCCTGGAGAACTTCGGCGACGGTCCCGGCAGCCTGGTGAAGGTCTGGAACTCCCGCCGCTCCGCCTACCGGGCCGAGCCCGACGAGACGTACGAGATCAAGGGCGGGGACGAGCGGGGGCACGGTGGGGCCGATCCGCTGATCGTGCAGGAGTTCCTGCGCTTCGTGCGGGAGGGCGGCGCCACCGACACCTCGCCGGTGGCCGCGCGGATGGCGGTCGCCGCCGGTTACGAGGCCACGGCCTCCCTGCGGGCGGGCGGCGTCCCGCGCCAGGTACCGCGCCTTGATCCGGACCTGGTGGCGTACTTCGAGCGGGGGCAGCGGTAG
- a CDS encoding MaoC family dehydratase, whose translation MVYEDYVPGEIVEHRPGRTITMTDNVWSSLLCLNQHPLHIDAVWAEQSGFGKIVVSSLVTFGIVNGLTVSTISSKCVANLGWDSVRLTAPVFVGDTLYASTRIVSCRKSATRPDQGIVTVHTTGRNQDDVTVIEFDRTILVPTKEAAA comes from the coding sequence ATGGTCTACGAGGACTACGTCCCCGGCGAGATCGTCGAACACCGTCCCGGCCGGACGATCACCATGACCGACAACGTGTGGAGCTCGCTGCTCTGCCTCAACCAGCACCCGCTGCACATCGACGCGGTCTGGGCCGAGCAGAGCGGCTTCGGCAAGATCGTCGTCTCCAGCCTGGTCACCTTCGGCATCGTCAACGGCCTGACCGTGTCGACCATCAGCTCCAAGTGCGTGGCCAACCTCGGCTGGGACAGCGTGCGCCTGACCGCTCCGGTCTTCGTGGGCGACACCCTCTACGCCTCGACCCGCATCGTCTCCTGCCGGAAGTCCGCCACCCGCCCCGACCAGGGCATCGTGACCGTCCACACCACGGGCCGCAACCAGGACGACGTGACGGTGATCGAATTCGACCGGACGATTCTCGTCCCCACCAAGGAAGCAGCCGCATGA
- a CDS encoding MarR family transcriptional regulator: MHSTRHSLPQLLTEARRWFEEGLLTAMEATGATPVSPTQAQLFAVLDEDGTTVSELARRMGVTRQTAHQAVHGLVDAGLLAQSPDPDSARRRLIRRTPQGEHAHRRATAVLDRLEEDLAERIGRNTVDALRAALETPWGEPPTPRRPGHPVRPAQKTPETG, from the coding sequence ATGCACTCCACCCGCCACAGCCTCCCCCAGCTGCTCACCGAAGCCCGGCGCTGGTTCGAGGAGGGCCTGCTCACGGCGATGGAGGCGACAGGGGCCACCCCGGTGTCGCCGACCCAGGCCCAGCTCTTCGCCGTCCTCGACGAGGACGGCACGACCGTCTCGGAGCTGGCGCGACGCATGGGAGTCACGCGGCAGACCGCCCATCAGGCGGTACACGGCCTGGTCGACGCCGGACTGCTCGCCCAGTCCCCCGACCCGGACTCGGCCCGGCGCCGGCTCATCCGCCGCACCCCGCAGGGCGAACACGCACACCGCCGGGCCACGGCCGTTCTCGACCGCCTTGAGGAAGACCTCGCCGAACGCATCGGCCGGAACACGGTCGACGCGTTGCGCGCGGCTCTGGAGACCCCCTGGGGCGAACCCCCCACGCCGCGGCGCCCCGGGCATCCGGTCCGCCCGGCGCAGAAAACGCCGGAGACAGGATGA
- a CDS encoding 2-oxoglutarate and iron-dependent oxygenase domain-containing protein produces the protein MIPVIDLAPAHRDERRTAEEISQACRQTGFFVVRGHGIAREVFDDAYSASLRFFQLPLEAKRELPMRTSTARGDNDYSPYGYSALLSENAYAYTGRPGMPSDYVEKFSVGRLILDDDEELPFPKDESGQRLRASLKAYFAACESVAGHIAELLALALDLPRTFFATRTNTSNDSLRSHLYPGVAPEFLNDQGMGQHTDGTLITLLTQDGPGLQLQDRAGRWLDIDVQERDSFIVNIGDLMARWSNDEYVSTPHRVRLADRQRQSIVFFKLANDDTVIECFPKFAADRAPKYEPIRYEDFSLQKMNLLFGREGAR, from the coding sequence ATGATTCCGGTGATCGACCTGGCCCCCGCCCACCGCGACGAGCGCAGGACCGCGGAGGAGATCTCCCAGGCGTGCCGGCAGACCGGCTTCTTCGTCGTACGCGGACACGGCATCGCCCGCGAGGTCTTCGACGACGCCTACAGCGCCTCGCTGCGCTTCTTCCAGCTCCCGCTCGAAGCCAAGCGCGAACTGCCGATGCGCACCTCGACCGCGCGCGGCGACAACGACTACAGCCCCTACGGCTACAGCGCCCTGCTGTCGGAGAACGCCTACGCCTACACCGGCAGGCCCGGCATGCCGTCGGACTACGTGGAGAAGTTCAGCGTCGGACGGCTGATCCTCGACGACGACGAAGAACTCCCCTTCCCCAAGGACGAGTCGGGACAGCGGCTGCGCGCCAGTCTGAAGGCGTACTTCGCGGCCTGCGAGAGCGTGGCGGGTCACATCGCCGAACTGCTCGCCCTCGCCCTGGATCTGCCCCGCACCTTCTTCGCCACCCGGACCAACACCTCCAACGACTCACTGCGCTCCCATCTCTACCCGGGAGTCGCCCCGGAGTTCCTGAACGACCAGGGCATGGGGCAGCACACCGACGGCACCCTGATCACCCTGCTCACCCAGGACGGCCCCGGGCTCCAGCTCCAGGACCGCGCGGGACGCTGGCTGGACATCGACGTCCAGGAACGGGACAGCTTCATCGTCAACATCGGTGATCTGATGGCCCGTTGGTCCAACGACGAATACGTCTCGACGCCCCACCGGGTGCGCCTGGCGGACCGGCAGCGCCAGTCCATCGTGTTCTTCAAGCTGGCCAACGACGACACCGTCATCGAGTGCTTCCCCAAGTTCGCCGCGGACCGCGCCCCCAAGTACGAGCCGATCCGCTACGAGGATTTCTCACTTCAGAAGATGAATCTGCTGTTCGGGAGAGAAGGCGCGCGATGA
- a CDS encoding quercetin 2,3-dioxygenase — MTIEYATRYRAASRIPADPGKPYFIEKGEGDRAHLFGDLITIYAGGEQTGNAFNFFTVEGPKGDLIPAHLHPDTHEVFYVTQGAVRLFVEDTEGVQQEKLLTPGDFGFVPRNCPHAYRMERHHSQLVGVAAGPGGTFERFFETLGAPTTGHGLPAEPLVPEPEKFATVPGRYDVRFLPDQRWRTS; from the coding sequence ATGACCATCGAGTACGCCACCCGGTACCGGGCCGCCTCACGCATACCCGCTGACCCGGGCAAGCCGTACTTCATCGAGAAGGGCGAGGGGGACCGGGCCCATCTGTTCGGCGACCTGATCACCATCTACGCCGGCGGTGAGCAGACCGGCAACGCCTTCAATTTCTTCACGGTCGAAGGCCCGAAGGGCGACCTCATCCCCGCCCATCTGCACCCCGATACGCACGAGGTCTTCTACGTCACCCAGGGCGCGGTGCGGCTGTTCGTGGAGGACACCGAGGGCGTTCAGCAGGAGAAACTGCTCACGCCGGGCGACTTCGGCTTCGTGCCAAGGAACTGTCCGCACGCCTACCGCATGGAGCGCCACCACAGTCAGCTCGTCGGCGTCGCGGCCGGACCGGGCGGCACCTTCGAGCGGTTCTTCGAAACCCTCGGCGCCCCGACCACGGGGCACGGGCTGCCGGCCGAGCCCCTTGTGCCGGAACCCGAGAAGTTCGCGACCGTGCCCGGACGTTACGACGTGCGGTTCCTGCCCGACCAGCGGTGGCGGACGAGTTGA
- a CDS encoding 2-isopropylmalate synthase: MPFHRYARDSVSPTVGWSRRWPDKALDRAPLWASVDLRDGNQALADPMDTHRKRRMFDLLTATGFKDIEIGYPAASAHDFDFVRELIVKDAIPDDVTVSVFTPARAELIERTFEAIRGADRAVVHLCHATACLWREVVFGLTADEVVRMAVDGAEHMVRLAEREPGTDIRFEYSPETFNLTEPELALEIAGRVAEVVDATTERPLILNLPTTVETHGPQVFADQVEWMHRNLDRREAIILSVHPHNDRGTAVASAELALLAGADRVEGTLFGNGERTGNVDLVTLALNMFSSGVDPELELGDIDAVRAVVEECNRLPVHPRHPYAGDLVYTAFSGTHQDAIAKGLAALDARAAQEGRTVEEMPWQVPYLPIDPKDVGRDYEAIIRVNGQSGKGGIAYVLKAGWGVDLPVELRRDFAAVVQATTDALGRELEGAEIWRLLLDTYGLDDAPALPGGADADEVLAQLAARHGVAFTPPRPTGDAARAGARATCFIALDFEGRTVWGLGQAATAADAAHRSARSALRRAGLHEGER; encoded by the coding sequence ATGCCGTTCCACCGGTATGCGCGGGACTCCGTGTCCCCGACTGTCGGCTGGTCGCGGCGGTGGCCCGACAAGGCGCTCGACCGGGCCCCGCTGTGGGCTTCGGTGGACCTGCGGGACGGGAATCAGGCTCTTGCCGATCCCATGGACACCCACCGCAAACGGCGGATGTTCGATCTGCTCACCGCGACAGGATTCAAAGACATAGAAATTGGATATCCTGCGGCGAGCGCGCACGATTTTGATTTCGTACGGGAGCTGATCGTCAAGGACGCAATTCCGGACGATGTGACGGTCTCGGTATTCACACCGGCTCGCGCGGAACTGATCGAGCGGACCTTCGAGGCGATTAGGGGGGCGGACCGCGCGGTGGTGCATTTGTGCCATGCGACGGCCTGTCTGTGGCGCGAGGTCGTGTTCGGCCTGACGGCCGACGAGGTCGTGCGGATGGCCGTGGACGGCGCGGAGCACATGGTGCGGCTCGCGGAACGGGAGCCCGGCACCGACATCCGGTTCGAGTACTCGCCCGAGACCTTCAACCTGACCGAGCCGGAGCTCGCCCTGGAGATCGCGGGCCGGGTCGCCGAGGTGGTCGACGCCACGACGGAGCGCCCGCTCATCCTCAACCTGCCGACCACCGTGGAGACCCACGGCCCCCAGGTCTTCGCCGACCAGGTGGAGTGGATGCACCGCAACCTCGACCGGCGCGAGGCGATCATCCTGTCGGTGCATCCGCACAACGACCGGGGTACCGCCGTCGCGTCGGCCGAACTGGCGCTGCTCGCCGGCGCGGACCGGGTCGAGGGCACGCTGTTCGGCAACGGCGAACGCACCGGGAACGTCGACCTGGTGACGCTCGCGCTCAATATGTTCAGCAGCGGCGTCGACCCCGAGCTCGAACTCGGCGACATCGACGCGGTCCGCGCGGTCGTCGAGGAGTGCAACCGGCTGCCCGTCCACCCGCGCCACCCCTACGCCGGCGACCTCGTGTACACGGCGTTCTCCGGCACCCACCAGGACGCCATCGCCAAGGGCCTGGCCGCGCTGGACGCGCGGGCCGCCCAGGAGGGCAGGACCGTGGAGGAGATGCCCTGGCAGGTCCCCTATCTGCCCATCGACCCCAAGGACGTCGGGCGCGACTACGAGGCGATCATCCGCGTCAACGGCCAGTCGGGCAAGGGCGGTATCGCCTATGTGCTCAAGGCGGGCTGGGGCGTGGACCTCCCCGTCGAACTGCGCCGGGACTTCGCGGCCGTGGTCCAGGCCACCACCGACGCCCTGGGCCGTGAACTCGAAGGGGCCGAGATCTGGCGGCTGCTCCTGGACACGTACGGCCTCGACGACGCGCCCGCGCTGCCCGGCGGCGCCGACGCCGATGAGGTCCTGGCCCAGCTCGCCGCGCGGCACGGCGTCGCCTTCACCCCGCCGCGCCCCACCGGCGACGCCGCACGGGCCGGCGCGCGAGCCACCTGCTTCATCGCCCTGGACTTCGAGGGGCGCACCGTCTGGGGACTCGGCCAGGCAGCCACCGCCGCGGACGCGGCCCACAGATCGGCCCGTTCCGCGCTGCGCCGCGCGGGCCTGCACGAAGGAGAACGGTGA
- the car gene encoding carboxylic acid reductase, with the protein MSEHKAGHDVASRIAQLRLNDGEFVRAAPSPEVAGAIAGRATLTGAIAAAMAGYGDRPALARRAHHVVRDRATGRAVRELLPAYKALTYTELWQRVGRIAAAWREGATGVRAHDFVATLGFTGVDYAVIDLACMYLGTVSVPLATGAPAARLAPVVAETSPRLLAADIGSLDAAVGVVLASDSIERLVVFDYDPLVDEEREAFEAAAKKLAGRAEVAPLHEDLARGALLPQAQPYENDDPDRLVGLIYTSGSTGTPKGAMYTSSMITRMWHNARGGLNTPGGSGNPVIVLHYMPMSHVNGRSWLINGLASGGTGYYTARSDMSTLFEDIRLARPTVLSLVPRICDMVHQRYLLEADRLGRAGTPRPEAEAGAATLVRDGMLGGRIVSALCGSAPLSDGMRSFTASLLGTPVIDCYGSTETTRAIVVDQVLRNPPVTDHRLVDVPELGYFTTDKPYPRGELRVKSVGLFPGYYRQPEVTARAFDEDGYYRTGDVFAETAPGRLVYVDRINNVLKLSQGEFVAVSGLEALYSTSADIAQIYVYGSSEQAFLLAVVVPDAGRLGHVDDETVRARVLDSIRELAHGAGLHAYEIPHDVLVERRPFSIANGLLSGVGKVLRPALKEHYGPRLERMYADLAAGRAGRLAQLRARGHDVTPLEAVLAAAQITLGCPSSLVRADAAFADLGGDSLSAHTFATVLEQIVGQEVPIQAVLAPASTLARIAQGLGVAREPGASGPTFASVHGQGAREVRATDLTLDRFLGEHVLTAERTAPDASAPVRRVLMTGATGYLGQFLAVEWLRRLAGSGGELTCLARAADDAGARARVLETLRTAAGEDSAWFEAAAARHLRVLASDVSAPRLGLGVADWEALAEQTDQIVHAAALVNHVLPYHRLFVPNVAATATLIELALTRTMKRFAQISTVAAAMLPGGPVLDERADIRTASPLRQLDESDANGYATSKWAGEVLLREAHERTGLPVTVFRPDMILAHSRLPGRLNLTDRFTRLLLSVLATGMAPRSFYRPGPDGARSRAHYSGLPVDFTATAITALTLDAPRGYVTYNTVNPHDDGISLDAFVDWLTEAGHPIARFEDHTQWHMRALAAMRGLPERQRALSLLPLMDAYARPGEPKSGTDAPAARFTEAVGALGVNEGAVPSLSPEFIAKCVQDLRLHGLL; encoded by the coding sequence ATGTCAGAGCACAAGGCAGGCCATGACGTCGCGTCCAGAATCGCCCAACTGCGCTTGAATGACGGCGAGTTCGTTCGGGCCGCGCCCTCCCCCGAGGTCGCCGGGGCCATCGCGGGACGCGCCACGCTGACCGGGGCCATCGCGGCGGCCATGGCCGGATACGGAGACCGGCCGGCCCTCGCCCGCCGCGCCCACCACGTCGTACGCGACCGGGCCACCGGGCGCGCCGTCCGTGAACTCCTGCCCGCCTACAAGGCGTTGACGTACACCGAGCTGTGGCAGCGGGTGGGCCGGATCGCGGCCGCCTGGCGCGAGGGCGCGACGGGAGTGCGGGCCCACGACTTCGTCGCAACCCTCGGCTTCACCGGTGTGGACTACGCCGTCATTGATCTGGCCTGCATGTATCTGGGGACCGTCTCGGTGCCGCTGGCCACGGGAGCGCCCGCCGCGCGTCTCGCCCCGGTCGTCGCCGAGACGTCGCCCCGGCTGCTCGCCGCCGACATCGGCTCGCTGGACGCCGCGGTCGGCGTGGTCCTCGCGTCGGACTCCATCGAGCGTCTGGTCGTCTTCGACTACGACCCGCTGGTGGACGAGGAACGCGAGGCGTTCGAGGCGGCCGCAAAGAAGCTGGCCGGGCGCGCCGAGGTGGCACCGCTGCACGAGGACCTGGCGCGCGGGGCCCTGCTGCCGCAAGCCCAACCGTACGAGAACGACGATCCCGACCGTCTGGTCGGCCTCATCTACACCTCCGGCAGCACGGGCACCCCCAAGGGCGCCATGTACACCTCCTCCATGATCACCAGGATGTGGCACAACGCGCGCGGCGGCCTCAACACCCCCGGCGGCAGCGGCAATCCGGTGATCGTGCTGCACTACATGCCCATGAGCCACGTCAACGGACGCTCCTGGCTGATCAACGGGCTCGCCTCCGGCGGCACCGGCTACTACACGGCCCGCAGCGACATGTCGACGCTGTTCGAGGACATCCGTCTCGCCCGTCCCACGGTGCTCAGTCTGGTGCCCAGGATCTGCGACATGGTGCACCAGCGGTACCTGCTGGAGGCGGACCGGCTCGGCCGCGCGGGCACCCCGCGCCCGGAGGCGGAGGCGGGCGCGGCCACGCTGGTGCGCGACGGGATGCTCGGCGGCCGGATCGTCTCCGCCCTGTGCGGCAGCGCACCGCTGTCCGACGGCATGCGTTCCTTCACCGCCTCACTCCTCGGCACCCCGGTCATCGACTGCTACGGGTCCACGGAGACGACCCGGGCCATCGTGGTCGACCAGGTGCTGCGCAACCCGCCGGTGACCGACCACCGCCTCGTCGACGTGCCCGAGCTCGGCTACTTCACCACCGACAAGCCCTACCCGCGCGGGGAGTTGAGGGTGAAGTCCGTCGGCCTCTTCCCCGGCTACTACCGCCAGCCGGAGGTCACCGCCCGCGCCTTCGACGAGGACGGCTACTACCGCACGGGCGACGTGTTCGCCGAGACGGCCCCGGGCCGCCTGGTCTACGTCGACCGCATCAACAACGTCCTGAAGCTCTCCCAGGGCGAGTTCGTGGCCGTCTCGGGACTCGAGGCGCTGTACTCCACCAGCGCGGACATCGCGCAGATCTATGTGTACGGAAGCAGCGAGCAGGCGTTTTTGCTGGCCGTGGTGGTCCCCGACGCGGGGCGCCTGGGGCACGTGGACGACGAGACCGTACGGGCGAGAGTGCTCGACTCGATACGGGAACTCGCGCACGGGGCGGGCCTGCACGCGTACGAGATCCCCCACGACGTCCTCGTCGAGCGCCGGCCCTTCAGCATCGCGAACGGTCTGCTGTCGGGCGTCGGCAAAGTGCTGCGGCCAGCCCTCAAAGAGCACTACGGGCCGCGTCTTGAGCGGATGTACGCCGACCTCGCGGCGGGGCGCGCGGGCCGGCTCGCCCAGCTGCGGGCCCGGGGCCATGACGTCACCCCGCTCGAAGCGGTCCTGGCCGCCGCGCAGATCACCCTCGGCTGCCCCTCGTCGCTGGTCCGGGCGGACGCCGCGTTCGCGGATCTGGGGGGCGACTCCCTGTCGGCGCACACCTTCGCCACGGTTCTCGAACAGATCGTCGGCCAGGAGGTGCCCATCCAGGCCGTCCTCGCGCCGGCCTCGACGCTGGCCCGCATCGCCCAGGGGCTCGGCGTCGCCCGGGAGCCCGGCGCCTCGGGCCCCACGTTCGCCTCCGTCCACGGCCAGGGCGCGCGCGAGGTGCGGGCCACCGATCTGACGCTCGACCGGTTCCTCGGGGAGCACGTGCTCACGGCCGAGCGGACGGCGCCGGATGCCTCGGCCCCCGTCCGCCGTGTCCTGATGACCGGGGCGACCGGCTATCTCGGACAGTTCCTCGCCGTCGAATGGCTGCGGCGCCTCGCCGGGAGTGGCGGGGAGCTGACCTGCCTCGCCCGGGCCGCCGACGACGCCGGCGCACGGGCGCGCGTGCTGGAGACCCTGCGCACGGCGGCGGGTGAGGACAGCGCGTGGTTCGAGGCCGCCGCCGCGCGGCACCTGCGGGTCCTCGCCTCGGACGTGTCGGCGCCGAGACTGGGCCTGGGCGTGGCCGACTGGGAGGCGCTGGCCGAGCAGACCGACCAGATCGTGCACGCCGCGGCGCTGGTCAACCACGTCCTTCCCTACCACCGCCTGTTCGTACCGAACGTCGCCGCGACGGCCACGCTCATCGAGCTGGCTCTCACCCGCACAATGAAGCGCTTCGCGCAGATCTCGACGGTGGCCGCCGCGATGCTGCCCGGCGGCCCGGTCCTCGACGAGCGCGCCGACATCCGAACGGCCTCGCCCCTACGGCAGTTGGACGAGTCCGACGCCAACGGGTACGCCACCAGCAAGTGGGCCGGGGAGGTACTGCTGCGCGAGGCACACGAGCGTACGGGCCTGCCGGTCACCGTGTTCCGGCCGGACATGATCCTGGCCCACAGCCGCCTGCCCGGCCGGCTGAACCTCACCGACCGCTTCACCCGTCTGCTCCTGAGCGTCCTCGCCACGGGCATGGCGCCGCGTTCGTTCTACCGGCCCGGCCCCGACGGCGCCCGCTCGCGGGCCCACTACAGCGGCCTGCCCGTCGACTTCACCGCCACCGCGATCACCGCTCTGACCCTGGACGCGCCGCGGGGGTACGTCACCTACAACACGGTCAACCCGCACGACGACGGCATCTCGCTCGACGCGTTCGTGGACTGGCTGACCGAGGCGGGGCACCCGATCGCCCGCTTCGAGGACCACACGCAGTGGCACATGCGCGCCCTGGCGGCCATGCGCGGCCTGCCCGAGCGTCAACGCGCCCTGTCCCTGCTGCCGTTGATGGACGCCTACGCCCGGCCTGGCGAGCCCAAGTCCGGCACCGACGCTCCGGCGGCCCGCTTCACCGAGGCGGTCGGCGCGCTGGGCGTCAACGAGGGGGCGGTGCCCTCTCTGTCGCCCGAGTTCATCGCCAAGTGCGTGCAGGATCTGCGCCTGCACGGCCTGCTCTGA